One stretch of Nocardia mangyaensis DNA includes these proteins:
- the pdhA gene encoding pyruvate dehydrogenase (acetyl-transferring) E1 component subunit alpha → MTTTTARRKPVRKPTKADPVPAVPPDVEAAVAEEDPESLRCLYRDMLFIRRFEERTAQSYQQAKIGGYCHLNLGEEATVVGLGAAMRPTDYLFTNYREHGYALAKGIEPGRVMAELYGRTTGTSKGWGGSMHMYDTATRLLGGYAIVGGQVPLAIGAALAIDYTDGDDVVVCQMGEGTTNIGAFHESLNIAALWRLPVVFLVINNQTGMGTTVEKSSAEPDLWKRAAAYRMRGERVDGTDVLAVRDLASELIEGARRNGEPALLEAVSYRLKGHSVVDPAKYRSTETVATVREHDPILLWQQRLLTAGVLTDQALAELDREVADGVAAAVEFADASPHPEPSSLFDYTYATPVPGDSRRLPADPLFTH, encoded by the coding sequence ATGACCACGACCACCGCGCGGCGAAAGCCCGTCCGCAAGCCGACGAAAGCCGACCCTGTACCTGCCGTCCCGCCGGACGTCGAAGCCGCTGTCGCAGAAGAAGATCCGGAGAGCCTGCGCTGTCTCTACCGCGACATGCTGTTCATCCGCCGCTTCGAGGAGCGCACCGCCCAGAGCTACCAGCAGGCCAAGATCGGCGGCTACTGCCACCTCAATCTCGGCGAAGAAGCCACGGTTGTCGGCCTCGGCGCCGCGATGCGCCCCACCGACTACCTGTTCACCAACTATCGCGAACACGGCTACGCACTGGCCAAGGGTATCGAACCGGGTCGCGTGATGGCCGAGCTCTACGGCCGCACCACCGGCACGTCGAAGGGGTGGGGTGGTTCGATGCACATGTACGACACCGCGACCCGGCTGCTCGGCGGCTACGCCATCGTCGGTGGACAGGTTCCCCTTGCCATCGGCGCGGCGCTGGCCATCGACTACACCGACGGCGACGACGTCGTGGTGTGCCAGATGGGGGAGGGCACCACCAATATCGGCGCCTTCCACGAGTCGCTCAACATCGCGGCGCTGTGGCGGCTGCCGGTGGTGTTCCTGGTGATCAACAACCAGACTGGCATGGGGACCACGGTCGAGAAGTCCTCGGCTGAACCGGATCTGTGGAAACGCGCCGCCGCCTATCGCATGCGTGGTGAGCGGGTGGACGGCACCGATGTGCTCGCCGTGCGCGACCTGGCGAGCGAGCTCATCGAAGGCGCCCGCCGCAACGGCGAACCCGCACTGCTGGAAGCGGTGAGCTACCGGCTCAAGGGCCACTCGGTAGTCGACCCGGCCAAGTACCGCAGCACCGAAACAGTGGCCACGGTCCGCGAGCACGATCCGATCCTGCTGTGGCAGCAGCGTTTGCTCACCGCCGGGGTGCTGACCGACCAGGCGCTGGCCGAACTCGACCGCGAGGTGGCCGACGGTGTCGCCGCCGCCGTCGAATTCGCCGACGCGAGCCCACATCCGGAGCCGTCGAGCCTGTTCGACTACACCTACGCCACCCCCGTGCCGGGCGATTCCCGCCGCCTGCCCGCCGACCCGCTCTTCACCCACTGA
- the lpdA gene encoding dihydrolipoyl dehydrogenase, translated as MLEFDLLVIGGGPGGYVAAIRAAQRGLQVCVVEKERPGGVCLNWGCIPTKAMLRSAEVFHTLTAAAGFGVIADNVRFDFAAVRQRRDAIVKELTDGVAGLLKVNGVTLIEGHARFVEPTVVEVHEVGASPIFDGGPRYAAAAGPAVRQVCARDVIVATGSVPARLQTPGAELPGVVTSDGAFGVTEVPQRLVIIGGSAVGAEWASLFATFGSQVTVVEMQDRLVPLEDEEISDALGRSFRQRGITVLTGATVTAITEGDPLRVSVGGPAAQELDADVVLVGVGRRPNTAELGLDVAGIATDARGFIEVDERLRTGVEHVYAIGDVTGRALLAHVASHQGITAAEVIAGHDAHIDYSVIPAATFTHPEIASVGLTEEAARAAGHEVITAKFPFAALGRAKTFGETEGFVKIVAGQAHQEVLGVHIIGPSASDLIAEGALAISLEATLDELADTIHAHPTLGEIGMEAAMAGLGLPVHIAPRKKR; from the coding sequence GTGCTGGAATTCGATCTACTGGTCATCGGTGGTGGACCGGGCGGATATGTGGCCGCCATCCGGGCCGCGCAACGCGGCCTGCAGGTCTGCGTTGTGGAAAAGGAACGCCCTGGCGGAGTGTGCCTGAACTGGGGTTGCATTCCCACCAAAGCGATGTTGCGCTCCGCGGAGGTATTCCACACTCTCACCGCCGCAGCCGGATTCGGAGTCATCGCCGACAACGTGCGCTTCGACTTCGCCGCGGTGCGGCAACGTAGGGACGCCATTGTCAAAGAGCTGACCGACGGTGTCGCGGGCCTGCTGAAGGTCAACGGGGTCACGCTGATCGAGGGTCATGCCCGGTTCGTCGAGCCGACCGTAGTCGAGGTCCATGAAGTCGGCGCCTCACCGATCTTCGACGGCGGGCCCCGCTACGCCGCCGCCGCTGGCCCGGCGGTTCGCCAGGTGTGCGCGCGTGATGTGATCGTCGCGACCGGTTCGGTGCCCGCGCGGCTGCAGACCCCGGGCGCGGAACTGCCTGGTGTCGTCACCTCTGACGGCGCGTTCGGGGTGACCGAGGTGCCGCAACGCTTGGTGATCATCGGCGGCAGCGCGGTCGGCGCCGAATGGGCCAGCCTGTTCGCCACGTTCGGCAGCCAGGTCACGGTCGTCGAGATGCAAGACCGCCTGGTTCCGTTGGAGGACGAGGAGATCAGTGACGCACTCGGCCGATCGTTCCGCCAACGCGGCATCACCGTCCTCACCGGTGCCACCGTCACAGCGATCACCGAGGGTGACCCGCTGCGAGTGTCGGTCGGCGGTCCGGCGGCACAGGAACTCGACGCCGATGTCGTACTCGTCGGAGTCGGCCGCCGCCCCAACACTGCGGAACTCGGTCTCGATGTGGCCGGAATCGCGACGGACGCCCGTGGTTTCATCGAGGTCGATGAACGCCTGCGGACCGGGGTCGAGCACGTGTACGCCATCGGCGACGTGACCGGGCGGGCGTTGCTCGCCCACGTCGCCTCACATCAGGGCATCACCGCGGCCGAGGTGATCGCCGGGCACGACGCCCACATCGATTACTCGGTCATCCCGGCCGCGACGTTCACCCACCCGGAGATCGCGAGCGTCGGTCTCACCGAGGAAGCCGCCCGCGCGGCCGGTCACGAGGTGATCACCGCCAAGTTCCCGTTCGCGGCCCTCGGCCGGGCCAAGACCTTCGGCGAGACCGAAGGGTTCGTCAAAATCGTTGCGGGGCAAGCGCATCAGGAAGTGCTCGGCGTGCACATCATCGGCCCGTCGGCCAGCGATCTGATCGCCGAGGGTGCACTCGCGATCTCACTGGAAGCCACGCTCGACGAACTGGCCGACACCATCCACGCCCACCCCACTCTCGGCGAGATCGGTATGGAGGCGGCCATGGCCGGACTCGGACTGCCGGTACACATCGCGCCACGTAAGAAGCGTTGA
- a CDS encoding PucR family transcriptional regulator: MASPVRHPSCGGSALRSARVAGHAISALAVVAGVVGPERDDQIARRRAKGSAGGRPPAFAPEAYKQRNVVERRFNRLELHSPTPPSRSVNRMAGTSEYTGPAAGARRLAVECRAEVPALTRRLMSAIFTDIPEWTDYSPVSRNDLRAGCHSYLARVLDLLAGDVVAADHDDVATAIGRNRAAQGVPLEVMLRTFRLGGQVVWEALLDRAGELSAAEVRTIGAATWAAIDGMSSALVTSYRSTELEQVRRDERHRHGLIEDLLAGSAQDANVAARAARELNLPTHGGYLVVAVRGERPNIELGTETALAAVGIRSVWHDRVDIMVGLVSMEQRESSVVLDQVEKRLRGPAAASPVVAGLSQIGTAHALAVLALETLPTSAQGLVSLEDRFPEALLLRSPDVTELMITRTLGPVLELPSKEREILLSTLAIWLTENCSAAHAAPRLHCHRNTVINRLQRISSLLGRRLEGQRSYLELSLALAALEMGSSRTD; this comes from the coding sequence GTGGCCTCGCCGGTACGGCATCCGTCATGCGGGGGCAGTGCTTTGAGGAGTGCGCGTGTGGCTGGCCATGCGATCTCGGCGCTAGCTGTTGTGGCAGGGGTCGTCGGTCCCGAACGAGACGACCAGATCGCCCGCCGACGTGCCAAGGGATCGGCCGGTGGACGACCACCGGCGTTCGCCCCTGAGGCATACAAGCAGCGCAACGTGGTCGAGCGACGTTTCAACAGGCTCGAGCTGCACTCCCCAACGCCACCCTCGCGTAGCGTGAACAGGATGGCAGGGACATCCGAGTACACCGGGCCAGCAGCGGGGGCCCGGCGGCTGGCGGTCGAATGTCGAGCTGAAGTGCCTGCACTGACCCGGCGGCTGATGTCGGCGATCTTCACCGATATTCCCGAGTGGACCGATTACTCGCCGGTGAGTCGGAACGATTTGCGCGCTGGATGTCACAGCTATCTGGCCAGAGTGCTCGACCTGCTGGCGGGTGACGTTGTCGCGGCGGATCATGATGATGTCGCCACCGCGATTGGTCGCAATCGCGCGGCCCAGGGCGTGCCTTTGGAAGTCATGTTGCGGACTTTCCGGCTCGGGGGCCAGGTGGTGTGGGAGGCGCTCCTGGACCGGGCCGGCGAACTGTCCGCTGCCGAGGTTCGGACAATCGGTGCAGCGACCTGGGCGGCAATCGACGGAATGTCGTCCGCGCTGGTCACCTCCTATCGAAGCACCGAACTGGAGCAGGTGCGGCGCGACGAGCGGCATCGTCACGGCTTGATCGAAGATCTGCTCGCGGGCAGTGCGCAGGACGCGAACGTCGCCGCACGGGCGGCGCGCGAGCTGAATCTGCCCACCCACGGTGGCTATCTGGTGGTCGCGGTGCGTGGCGAACGGCCGAACATCGAGCTGGGTACCGAGACGGCGTTGGCTGCCGTGGGTATTCGTTCGGTGTGGCACGATCGGGTCGACATCATGGTCGGACTCGTTTCGATGGAGCAGCGCGAGAGCTCTGTGGTGCTCGATCAGGTCGAGAAGCGGCTTCGGGGGCCGGCTGCGGCCTCGCCTGTCGTCGCGGGGCTGTCTCAGATCGGTACCGCGCATGCGCTGGCCGTCCTTGCACTGGAGACCCTGCCCACATCAGCGCAGGGTCTGGTCTCGCTGGAAGATCGGTTTCCGGAGGCGCTGCTACTGCGTTCCCCTGATGTGACCGAGTTGATGATCACTCGCACGCTCGGTCCGGTTCTCGAACTGCCCTCGAAGGAACGCGAGATCCTGTTGTCCACACTGGCCATCTGGCTGACGGAGAACTGCTCGGCGGCCCACGCCGCGCCGCGGCTGCACTGCCATCGAAACACGGTGATCAATCGGTTGCAGCGGATCTCCTCTTTGTTGGGGCGACGGTTGGAGGGGCAGCGGTCCTACCTGGAGCTTTCGCTGGCATTGGCGGCCTTGGAGATGGGGTCCAGCAGGACCGACTGA
- a CDS encoding DUF1775 domain-containing protein, whose translation MPKQDTVAFKAVQTYSDGKVETWDQPTPAGADEPEFPLPVLTLVSVRLRDSVPWRAPAGQPGNQAIRAQA comes from the coding sequence ATGCCCAAGCAGGACACAGTCGCCTTCAAAGCCGTGCAGACCTACAGCGACGGCAAGGTCGAAACCTGGGATCAGCCCACCCCTGCCGGTGCCGATGAGCCGGAGTTCCCGCTGCCCGTCCTGACCTTGGTCTCGGTGCGGCTGCGGGACTCGGTGCCCTGGCGCGCACCCGCCGGACAACCCGGTAACCAAGCCATCCGTGCGCAGGCCTGA
- a CDS encoding TetR/AcrR family transcriptional regulator, whose amino-acid sequence MPKLWNDTISEHRRGVREAILDTTWELVNELGPTGVKMSEIAERTGIGRATLYKYFPDIEAILAAWHFRQVTRQVVYIAEIRDSTTDPMGRLSAVLGAYGHHQRHRAQHHRHQPHGSELAILLHRSDGQVEAAQRQLHALFTDLVADAAREGGIRTDVSVGELATYCLHALTAADAMADDQALDRLVAVILRGLRLAV is encoded by the coding sequence ATGCCGAAACTCTGGAACGACACCATCTCCGAACATCGGCGCGGTGTTCGCGAGGCGATCCTGGACACGACGTGGGAGCTGGTGAACGAGCTCGGGCCGACCGGGGTGAAGATGTCGGAGATCGCCGAGCGGACCGGGATCGGCCGGGCGACGTTGTACAAGTACTTCCCGGACATCGAGGCCATCCTCGCTGCTTGGCACTTTCGCCAGGTCACCAGGCAGGTTGTGTATATTGCTGAAATTCGCGACTCCACGACCGACCCCATGGGCCGACTGAGCGCGGTACTCGGCGCATACGGTCACCATCAACGGCACCGCGCGCAACACCACCGGCACCAGCCGCACGGAAGTGAACTGGCGATCTTGCTGCATCGGTCGGACGGGCAGGTGGAAGCGGCGCAGCGGCAACTGCACGCCTTGTTTACCGACCTGGTCGCCGACGCTGCCCGGGAGGGCGGGATCCGTACCGACGTGTCCGTCGGCGAGCTGGCCACCTACTGCCTGCACGCCCTCACGGCCGCGGACGCCATGGCCGACGATCAGGCGTTGGACAGGCTTGTCGCCGTCATTCTCAGAGGTCTGCGGCTCGCGGTGTGA
- a CDS encoding ABC transporter ATP-binding protein: MTMKNVIRVDDVVKTYPVAAGEFVAVDHVSLEIPEGDFVAIVGRSGSGKTTLLNMLAGIDRPTSGTIHAAGAELGSLSESGLAAWRGDNVGLVFQFFQLLPTLTVVENVLLAMDFVKKIPVSERNDRAHMLLDRVGIGAQADKLPSTLSGGQQQRAAIARALANDPPLILADEPTGNLDSQTADAVLSLFTELNNEGRTVVVVTHERDIQAITKTQITLQDGRIFASDAMTVVQP, encoded by the coding sequence ATGACGATGAAGAACGTCATCCGCGTCGATGACGTGGTGAAGACCTATCCAGTAGCGGCAGGCGAGTTCGTCGCAGTCGATCACGTGAGCCTCGAAATCCCCGAGGGGGACTTCGTCGCCATCGTCGGCCGCTCCGGCAGCGGCAAGACCACCCTGCTCAACATGCTCGCCGGCATCGACCGGCCCACATCAGGAACAATCCACGCGGCAGGCGCGGAACTGGGTTCGCTGTCGGAATCAGGGCTCGCAGCATGGCGCGGCGACAACGTGGGACTGGTCTTCCAGTTCTTCCAACTGCTACCCACGTTGACTGTTGTCGAAAATGTTTTGCTCGCCATGGATTTCGTCAAGAAGATCCCAGTGTCAGAACGCAACGACCGCGCCCACATGCTGCTCGACCGAGTCGGGATCGGAGCCCAGGCCGACAAGCTCCCCTCGACCCTGTCAGGAGGCCAACAACAGCGAGCCGCAATCGCCCGCGCGCTGGCCAACGACCCTCCGCTGATCCTGGCCGACGAGCCGACCGGCAACCTCGACTCCCAGACCGCGGATGCCGTCCTGTCATTGTTCACCGAACTCAACAACGAAGGCAGAACCGTCGTCGTCGTCACCCATGAACGCGACATCCAGGCGATCACCAAGACCCAGATAACCCTGCAAGACGGTCGCATCTTCGCCTCCGACGCCATGACGGTGGTCCAGCCATGA
- a CDS encoding ABC transporter permease has product MSNLMAVKVRRDLRANWSRLALMVVAIAISLMVFGGVLCGWATVGRETSGAYMSTEPASATILLDKGVNAEVMAALVDRARDEPGVTAAVGRTQFNSEFRINDQYRDIPIQVFVAAPDDPMQMAKFFPQQGTWPPAPDEIYLGKDALALMTTTIGDTVTVTWPSGGHRDDGAEAASGTTVKLRVADTVYDPSLSPSPQEQRGRGYVSTAALAGSPVLFDQVKVVVTEPGQTEPSRSREAATAVASRLSIALQRDYGVTIREVQVPPPYAHPHQWQADSLLLSLLAGGAAALLLSTILVASMLNNLFTQQIPQIGIMKAIGASSGRIGRAYLVMVLIVATAATVLALPASAWIGNQLVTNLLSMLGIEATTLAPPTWTYAVIIAVGLGLPLLVAMVPLLRASRITVRAAIDHHGGTTQPGRATALLAGLGRIRGLDRGLIMALRNTFRRPARFVLSVGLLAAAGIVFVAGMSLSSGVDAVAEQAEAERVWDVEIQLAQPASMDRARSLLQPVGDITWVEGMSNAKTGVAGADGVPLTRTYPDQGHGSVSVRAAPAEATMLTLPKKIIEGRWLNPGETGSIVLNQITRNNTLPGVGAGDTVQLSVGGKYTSWQVVGIAEETGHGSGVYTTTEGLAAALGTPPQVNMLRIATSEHSEQTRDTVAMAASTALTNGGITVEKSESVSRANASSAGHMGPLVAVIMAIAIAMGVVGAIGLASTMSANIIDRTREFGVMHAIGAQPKSVRRIVVAEGIFLALASCLVAALPALGLTALLGNGLGTLFFSAPLPFRISLPAVIIWVVLAILGAALATAAAASRASRITVREALAYL; this is encoded by the coding sequence ATGAGCAACTTGATGGCCGTCAAGGTTCGCCGGGATCTCCGGGCGAACTGGTCTCGGCTGGCGCTGATGGTGGTTGCGATCGCCATCAGCCTCATGGTCTTCGGCGGTGTGCTGTGCGGCTGGGCCACCGTCGGCCGAGAAACCAGTGGCGCCTACATGAGCACCGAGCCTGCCTCGGCCACGATTCTGCTCGACAAGGGCGTCAACGCTGAGGTGATGGCCGCGCTCGTGGACCGAGCGCGCGACGAGCCGGGTGTGACCGCAGCAGTCGGGCGTACTCAGTTCAACAGCGAATTCCGGATCAACGATCAGTACCGAGACATTCCGATCCAGGTGTTCGTCGCCGCGCCCGACGATCCCATGCAGATGGCGAAATTCTTTCCGCAGCAGGGCACATGGCCGCCCGCGCCGGACGAGATCTATCTCGGCAAAGACGCGCTCGCACTCATGACGACCACGATCGGCGACACCGTGACGGTCACCTGGCCATCCGGCGGACACCGCGACGACGGCGCCGAAGCCGCCAGTGGGACGACCGTGAAGCTCCGTGTCGCCGACACGGTATACGACCCGAGTCTGTCACCGTCCCCGCAGGAACAGCGGGGGCGCGGCTACGTCTCGACCGCGGCGCTGGCGGGAAGTCCGGTGCTGTTCGATCAGGTGAAAGTGGTGGTCACCGAGCCTGGTCAGACCGAGCCGAGTCGCAGCCGCGAGGCCGCTACCGCGGTAGCGAGCCGTCTGTCCATCGCGTTGCAGCGCGACTACGGCGTCACCATCCGCGAGGTTCAGGTCCCCCCGCCCTACGCGCATCCGCACCAGTGGCAGGCCGATTCGCTACTGCTGTCATTGCTCGCGGGCGGCGCCGCCGCGCTGCTGCTCAGCACCATCCTGGTGGCGTCGATGCTCAACAACCTCTTCACTCAACAGATCCCGCAGATCGGCATCATGAAGGCCATCGGCGCGAGCTCGGGCCGGATCGGTCGGGCCTACCTGGTGATGGTGCTCATCGTCGCCACGGCAGCGACAGTGCTGGCGTTGCCGGCTTCTGCCTGGATCGGCAACCAATTGGTCACGAACCTGCTCAGCATGCTCGGCATCGAGGCCACCACCCTGGCCCCACCGACGTGGACCTATGCGGTGATCATCGCTGTAGGCCTCGGACTGCCGCTGCTCGTCGCCATGGTGCCATTGCTGCGAGCAAGCCGGATCACCGTACGAGCAGCCATCGATCACCACGGCGGCACCACCCAGCCGGGCCGGGCGACCGCGCTACTAGCCGGGCTGGGCCGCATCCGCGGTCTGGATCGTGGCCTGATCATGGCACTGCGCAACACTTTTCGCAGACCAGCAAGATTCGTGCTGTCGGTCGGACTACTAGCCGCGGCGGGCATCGTCTTCGTGGCGGGAATGTCACTGAGTTCCGGGGTCGACGCGGTGGCCGAGCAAGCCGAGGCCGAACGGGTCTGGGACGTGGAGATCCAACTCGCGCAGCCGGCTTCCATGGACCGAGCACGCAGCCTGCTGCAACCGGTCGGTGACATCACCTGGGTCGAAGGCATGTCCAATGCCAAGACCGGTGTCGCGGGCGCTGACGGCGTCCCGCTCACCCGAACCTATCCCGACCAGGGGCACGGCAGCGTCTCGGTGCGTGCCGCACCGGCCGAGGCCACCATGCTCACCCTGCCGAAGAAGATCATCGAGGGACGCTGGCTCAATCCCGGCGAAACCGGGTCGATCGTGCTCAATCAGATAACCCGCAACAACACCCTTCCCGGCGTCGGAGCCGGCGACACGGTCCAGCTGTCGGTGGGCGGAAAGTACACGAGCTGGCAGGTTGTCGGCATCGCCGAGGAAACAGGACACGGCAGCGGCGTCTACACCACCACCGAGGGACTCGCCGCCGCTCTGGGAACGCCACCGCAGGTGAACATGCTGCGCATCGCGACATCCGAGCACAGCGAACAGACCCGGGACACGGTAGCCATGGCCGCGAGCACGGCATTGACCAATGGCGGTATCACCGTCGAAAAATCGGAATCGGTCAGCCGGGCCAACGCATCCAGCGCGGGGCACATGGGTCCGCTGGTCGCGGTGATCATGGCCATCGCCATCGCCATGGGTGTGGTCGGGGCGATCGGGCTGGCTTCGACGATGAGTGCCAACATCATCGACCGGACTCGGGAGTTCGGCGTCATGCACGCGATCGGCGCGCAACCCAAGTCAGTTCGCCGAATCGTGGTGGCCGAAGGCATCTTCTTGGCTTTGGCCAGCTGCTTGGTCGCGGCTCTACCCGCACTCGGACTCACCGCGCTGCTCGGAAACGGACTCGGCACGTTGTTCTTCTCCGCGCCACTACCGTTCCGGATCTCACTGCCCGCGGTCATCATCTGGGTTGTACTCGCCATCCTCGGCGCAGCACTGGCAACCGCAGCAGCAGCAAGCCGGGCATCGCGGATCACTGTCCGCGAAGCACTCGCCTACCTGTAG
- a CDS encoding TetR/AcrR family transcriptional regulator, with protein MPKLWNDTITAHRQAVRDALLDTTASLVAENGLASVTMTQIAEQAGIGRATLYKYFPDVESIMRAWHERRVGGHLQQMAEIVERGGSVEQRLEKVLGTYAMIDHEHHHGELVAVLHQGGHVGHAQAHLQELVRALLVEGAEAGVVRSDVPADELARYSLSALSATSSLRSKAAVRRLVTVTLSGLRAQTDG; from the coding sequence GTGCCCAAGCTATGGAACGACACCATCACCGCGCATCGCCAAGCGGTGCGGGACGCCCTGCTGGACACGACGGCCTCGCTGGTCGCGGAGAACGGTCTCGCATCGGTGACCATGACTCAGATCGCGGAACAAGCGGGTATCGGCCGGGCCACGCTGTACAAGTACTTCCCGGACGTGGAGTCGATCATGCGGGCCTGGCATGAGCGGCGCGTTGGTGGGCATCTGCAGCAAATGGCCGAGATCGTCGAGCGGGGCGGCAGCGTCGAGCAGCGGCTGGAGAAGGTGCTCGGTACCTACGCGATGATCGATCACGAGCATCACCATGGCGAGCTCGTCGCGGTGCTGCATCAAGGTGGCCACGTCGGTCACGCTCAGGCACATCTGCAGGAATTGGTGCGGGCGCTGCTGGTGGAGGGTGCTGAGGCGGGTGTCGTGCGCTCCGATGTTCCGGCGGACGAGCTCGCGCGCTACAGCCTGTCGGCGTTGTCGGCCACGAGCTCGTTGCGTTCCAAGGCTGCAGTACGCCGCCTGGTCACCGTCACCCTGTCCGGTCTGCGAGCGCAGACGGACGGGTAA
- a CDS encoding LysR family transcriptional regulator, giving the protein MELRLLASFVAVAEELHFGRAAARLHLAQPSLSQQIQRLERSVGVQLVERSSRQVNLTPAGEVLRDLARSILTQTEEARSTVREVALGRAGTLQIGYNFASGQRILPAALVRMNTILPNVTVNLIEQRTGPQLAALSAGALDIGLVYGRPAATEFHSQPLLQVPLVAVVGRGHSWARRARTSFSELAGQSCILFERQQCPAMYDAIHHAAERSGIKLNVEHHLDDPNATAIMVSVKPMVGFASSVRAGAAPTAGYNQTVTVALHDPVPTVELCIVWRADDTRPIVRSFLGCIESARSSESVTKLQSLLAQ; this is encoded by the coding sequence ATGGAGCTCAGGCTCTTGGCGTCGTTTGTGGCCGTCGCGGAAGAACTTCATTTCGGCCGCGCGGCTGCCCGACTACATTTGGCCCAACCCTCGCTCAGTCAGCAAATTCAACGGCTGGAGCGAAGTGTAGGAGTCCAACTGGTGGAGCGCAGCTCACGCCAGGTCAATCTCACGCCGGCGGGTGAGGTGCTGCGCGATCTCGCACGCAGTATCCTCACCCAGACCGAAGAGGCCCGATCGACGGTGCGGGAGGTGGCCCTCGGCCGCGCAGGCACCCTGCAAATCGGATACAACTTCGCGTCCGGCCAGCGCATCCTGCCCGCCGCGCTGGTGCGGATGAACACGATTCTCCCCAACGTCACGGTCAACCTGATCGAACAGCGCACCGGCCCGCAGCTGGCCGCGCTCTCGGCCGGGGCGCTGGATATCGGGTTGGTGTACGGCCGTCCCGCGGCCACCGAATTCCACAGCCAACCCCTGCTGCAGGTGCCGCTGGTGGCGGTCGTGGGCCGCGGGCACAGCTGGGCCCGGCGGGCGCGCACATCGTTCAGCGAGCTGGCCGGTCAGTCCTGCATCCTGTTCGAACGCCAGCAATGCCCGGCTATGTACGACGCCATCCACCATGCCGCGGAACGCAGCGGGATCAAGCTCAATGTCGAGCATCACCTCGACGATCCCAATGCCACCGCCATTATGGTGTCGGTCAAGCCGATGGTCGGGTTCGCATCCTCGGTGCGGGCCGGGGCCGCGCCCACCGCCGGGTACAACCAGACGGTCACGGTGGCGCTGCACGACCCGGTGCCAACGGTCGAGTTGTGCATCGTCTGGCGAGCCGACGATACCCGTCCGATCGTCCGATCGTTCCTCGGATGCATCGAATCCGCGCGATCATCGGAATCCGTAACGAAGCTGCAATCCCTTCTGGCACAATAG
- a CDS encoding DUF4442 domain-containing protein, whose translation MFTGAQVTALDADQALAGVPDNPDLRSHVNTVHAVALHLAADIACAVAFVGAATPGLGEVEWMVVRDSHSAFFKPAVGRIRAICDDNDVLVGKVSFQYVTKLAASQSAAV comes from the coding sequence GTGTTCACCGGTGCCCAGGTCACCGCGCTGGACGCCGACCAGGCGCTCGCCGGGGTGCCGGACAATCCGGACTTGCGCAGTCACGTCAATACCGTGCACGCGGTGGCGCTGCACCTGGCCGCCGATATCGCCTGCGCGGTGGCCTTCGTCGGCGCGGCCACCCCGGGCCTGGGTGAGGTCGAATGGATGGTGGTGCGCGACTCGCACTCCGCGTTCTTCAAGCCCGCAGTCGGGCGCATCCGTGCCATCTGCGACGACAATGATGTGCTTGTCGGCAAGGTTTCGTTCCAGTACGTCACCAAGCTCGCGGCCTCGCAGTCCGCGGCCGTCTGA